The sequence ACGGACGGGGGTTTCTACGGCGCAACGCGATGACTTGCGATGCGCTTCGGTGGGTTCCTGCTTCTTCGAGCGGCCTGACTGCGCCATCTCTCCACAGGCTAGCAAGCGGTGCCCCCGCTCAAGCACTTGACATCCTCCCTACCTAAAGGATAGAGATCTCTACAGCGCGGCGCGATGAGTTGCCACGCGCTTCGGTGGGTTCCTGCTTCTTCAAGTGGCCTGACTGCGCCATCTCTCCACAGGCTAGCAAGCGGTGCCCCCGCTCAACAATGTTAATCGCGCCCACCACGTCTGCGTGATTTTTGTAGCCGCACTCGACGCACAGGAATTTCGCCTGGGTCTGCCGATTGTCTTTTGATATGTGCCTACAAGTCGGGCACGTCTGGCTAGTGTGGTGCGGCGGCACTGCCAGGAACATACCGCCGTTCCACGCCATCTTGTAGTCTAGCTGCCGCCTAAACTCGCCCCATCCTTGATCGAGAATGGCGCGGTTCAGCCCCGACTTCTGGCTGACTTTCTTGCCCGGCTGTTCGATGGTGCCTTTAGAGGACCTGGACATATTCCGTACCTGCAAATCCTCAATGCAGACGAGCGCGTGAACTCGGCTGATCGTCGTTGTATTTTTGTGCAGGAAATCTTTCCGAGCATTGGCGATGTCGCGGTGAATTTTCTGGACGCGCGCGTTCGCCTTCTTCCAATTACTGCTGAATTTGATCTTACGGCCCATGCGCCGCTGGTAGCGCGCCAGACGCTGCTGGTGTTTCTTGAAGCTGTTGAGCGGCGCGATGAAGCCGCCGTCGCTCAGGGTGGCAAAGCGGGCGATCCCAACGTCAATCCCGATCGCCGTCGCTGCTTTAGGTACGGGGGATTCGACCTCGCGACGGGTCAGAATCGACGCGAACCACTTGCCGCATGACTTGCTAATGGTGACGTTGCGCAACTCGCCGATGACCTCGCGGCTATTCCGGTAGCGCATCCAGCCCAGCTTGGGTAAAAAGATACGGTCGTTACCTTCATCGAGTTTGAACTCCTTCGAGCTCGCGTAGCGGAAAGCATCACCCGTACCCTTGCGTTTGAACTTGGGAAAGCCAGCACGCTTCTCAAAGAAGTTTTTAAATGCCGTATCGAGGTCTATTAAAGCTTGCTGCGAGCTGCTGCACGGCGTGTCCGACAGCCAAGGGGTTTCGGAACTGTTGCGCCAGGCTGTTAGATATTTCGCCATGGCCACATAGCTGATGAATTTGTTGCCGGCTGCGTGATTTTCTTTTTGCAGAGCCAAGGCTTTGTTGTAGATGAACCGGCAAGAACCGGCGAAGCGGCGCATGGCGCGCTCCTGGTCGCCGGTTGGTCTCAGCTCGAACCTGTAGGCTTGAATTCTTTCCATGATTCTTCAAGCTTACTCGTGTGAAGGCAGTATCGGCCACAAGAAAGCTAGCCAATTTGCGCCGTATTTTGGCTTGACATGGGTCGCATACCGTACGAAATTGCAGCTCCGCTCTCCCTCCCCTATCTAAGCTTAAACTCCTGCCTCGCGATGATGTCGTCGAACGCAGAAGTGATCGAGGTTGAGATCAGGGTACCCATTTGGCCAAATCCGCCAGGGTGTGGTCCAAAGTTGAATGCAGTCACATCCTTTTGAGCATCCACGAAGTCATCCATCGTGCCGATGGCATCGATCAGGCCGATTTCCTTTGCTTCTAACCCACTCCAGATTTCCCCGCTGGCGTAAT comes from Janthinobacterium sp. 64 and encodes:
- a CDS encoding RNA-guided endonuclease InsQ/TnpB family protein, whose protein sequence is MERIQAYRFELRPTGDQERAMRRFAGSCRFIYNKALALQKENHAAGNKFISYVAMAKYLTAWRNSSETPWLSDTPCSSSQQALIDLDTAFKNFFEKRAGFPKFKRKGTGDAFRYASSKEFKLDEGNDRIFLPKLGWMRYRNSREVIGELRNVTISKSCGKWFASILTRREVESPVPKAATAIGIDVGIARFATLSDGGFIAPLNSFKKHQQRLARYQRRMGRKIKFSSNWKKANARVQKIHRDIANARKDFLHKNTTTISRVHALVCIEDLQVRNMSRSSKGTIEQPGKKVSQKSGLNRAILDQGWGEFRRQLDYKMAWNGGMFLAVPPHHTSQTCPTCRHISKDNRQTQAKFLCVECGYKNHADVVGAINIVERGHRLLACGEMAQSGHLKKQEPTEARGNSSRRAVEISIL